Within the Zea mays cultivar B73 chromosome 10, Zm-B73-REFERENCE-NAM-5.0, whole genome shotgun sequence genome, the region tacaaactctgtctttctcaaaatgaacatttgttagtcctaaaatgtgttcaccttttagaagcttgtgaagattcttcattccaacatgggctagtcggcggtgcgagagccaacccatgttggtcttagcaattaagcaagtgtcgagttcagctctatcaaaatctaccaagtatagctgaccctctaacactcccttaaatgatattgaatcatcacttcttctaaagacagtgacacctacatcagtaaatagacagttgtagcccatttgacatagttgggatacggaaagcaaattgtaatctaatgaatcaacaagaaaaacattggaaatggaatggtcaggagatatagctattttacccaaacctttgaccaaaccttggtttccatccccgaatgtgatagctcgttggggatcttggttttttcgtaggaggagaacatcttcttctcccccgtcatgtggtttgtgcacccgctatcgatgatccaacttgagcccccggatgcataaacctacaaaacaagtttagttcttgactttaggtacccgaacggttttgggtcctttggcattagacacaagaactttgggtacccaaacacaagtcttggagcccttgtgtttgcccccaacaaacttggcaactaccttgccggatttgttagtaagcacataagatgcatcaaaagttttaaatgaaatgctatgatcatttgatgcactaggagttttctttttaggcaacttagcacgggttggttgcctagagctagatgtctcacccttatacataaaagcatggttagggccagagtgagacttcctagaatgaattctcctaattttgctctcaggatagccgatagggtacaaaatgtagccctcgttatcctgaggcatgggagccttgcccttaacaaagttagacaatttcttaggaggggcactaagtttgacattgtctcccctttggaagccaatgccatccttgatgccagggcgtctcccactatagagcatacttctagcaaatttaaacttttcattctctaagttatgctcgacaattttagcatttaattttgctatatgatcattttgttgtttaattaaagtcatatgatcatgaatagcatcaatatcaacatctctacatctagtacaaatagacacatgctcaacggtagatgtagagggtttgcaagattttaattctacaaccttagcatgtaatatatcattttcacttctaaggttagaaatagcaatattgcaaacatcaaaatctttagccttagcaagcaatttttcattttcaattctaaggctagcaagagaatcactcaattctttaatcttagcatgtaaatcaacattatcatctctaagattgggagttgaaacattagaatcaaccttagccaacaaattagcattctgatttctaaggttgtcaatactctcatggcatgtgcttagctcactagatagtttttcacatttttctacttctagagcgtatgcatttttaaccttaacatgcttcttattttctttaataaggaagtcctcttgagagtccaagagatcatccttctcatgaataacactaatcaattcatttaacttttctttttgttgcacgtttaggttggcaaaaagaatgcgcaagttatcctattgctagcatcatcctcatcactagaggtttcatatttagtggaggatcttgattttaccttcttctttttgccgtccttggccatgaggcacttgtggccgacgttgggaaagagaagtcctttggtgacggcgatgttggcggcgtcctcgtcggaggaggagtcggtggagctctcgtcagagtcccactcgcggcacacatgggcatcgccgcccttcttcttgtgatatctcttcttctcctttcttctccccttcttgtcgtcgcccctgtcactgtcactagaaataggacatttggcaataaagtgaccgggcttaccacatttgtagcaaaccttcttagagcggggcttgtaatccttccccctcctttgcttgaggatttggcggaaactcttgatgatgagcgtcatttcctcgttgtcgagcttggaagcgtcgatgggttgtctacttgatgtagactcctccttcttctcctccatcgccttgaatgcgaccggttgtgcttcgggcgtggaggaggtgccttgctcgatgattttctttgagcctttaatcattagctcaaagctcacaaatttttctataacttcctcgggagacattagcttatatctaggatcatctcgaattaattgaacttgtgtaggattaagaaatacgagggatctaagaatgaccttgaccatctcatgatcatcccatttttcgctcccgaggttgcgcacttggttcaccaaggtcttcaagcggttgtacatagcttgtggatcctccccttggtgaagcatgaagcgaccgagctccccctcgatcgtctcccgcttggtgatctttgtcacctcgtctccttcgtgcgcggtcttgagtacgtcccaaatttccttcgcactttttaacccttgcaccttattatactcctctcgacttagagaggcgaggagtatagtagtggtttgggagttaaagtggtgaatttgggccacctcgtccgagtcatagtcttcatcccctacggatggtacctgtacaccaaactcaacaacattccatatgcttgtgtggagtgaggttagatgatgcctcattttgtcactccacatattataatcttcaccgtcaaaaaccggtggtttgcctaatggaacggagagcaaaggagtacgttttgaaacatggggatagcgtagaggaatcttactatacttcttgcgctcttggcgcttagaagtaacggacggcgcatcggagtcggaggtctatggtgatgaagagtcggtctcgtagtagaccactttcctcatcctcttgtgtttgtcgcctctccgatgcgacttgtgggaagaggatttcttctccttccccttccctttgttggaggagttcttcttctccttcctcttgttgcgggactcttccgatgaagtcgacccgtggcttgtagtgggcttatcgccggtctccatctccttcttggcgtgatctcccgacatcacttcaagcggttaggctctaatgaagcaccgggttctgataccaattgaaagtcgcctagaggggggtgaatagggcgaaactgaaatttacaaatattaacacaactacaagctgggttagcgttaggaataataacgagtccgagaaagagggtgcaaaaacaaatcgcaagcgaatgaagagtgtgacacgcggatttgttttaccgaggttcggttcttgcaaacctactctccgttgaggtggtcacaaagaccgagtctctttcaaccctttccctctttcaaatggtccctcggaccgagtgagcttcttttctcaaatcaaaccgggaacaaaacttccccgcaaggaccaccacacaattggtgtctcttgcctcgtttacaatggagttttgatcacaagaacaagtgagaaagaaagaagcaatccaagcgcaagagctcaaaagaacacgacaaatctctctcgctaatcactaaagccttgtgtggaattggagaggatttgatcacttgggtgtgtcttgtattgaatgcctagctcttgtaagtggttgagaagtggaaaacttggatgcaatgaatggtgggtggttgggggtatttatagccccaaccaccaaactagccgtttcgtGGAGGCTgtttgtcgcatggtgcaccggacagtgtccggtgcgccagccacgtcaccaggccgttgggttccgaccgttggagctctgactgctgggcccgcctggatgtccggtggcgcaccggacatgcactgtagagtgtccggtgcgccacttcgcgcgtgcctgacttctgcgcgctctggcgcacatttaatgcctctgcaggtgaccattggcgcgaagtagccgttgctccgctggctcaccggacagtgtccggtgcacaccggacatgtccggtgaattatagcggagcgaattcccgaagctggcgagttcctgagacgctcttccttggagcaccggacagtccggtgaattatagcggagtgcctctggattttcccgaaggtgaggagttcagcgtgaagtcccctggtgcaccggacactgtccggtggcacaccggacagtccggtgcgccagaccagggcacacttcggttgtccctttgctcttttgttgaacccaattcttggtctttttattggctaagtgtgaacctttggcacctgtataacttatagactagagcaaactagttagtccaattatttgtgttgggcaattcaaccaccaaaattaattagaaaataggtgtaagcctaattccctttcacccattCATTAAGGTAGGAGTGCACTAAGTTCAGTACAAGCAAACACCTCTTTTGGTGATCACCCCGCTCCGTATTGCCAAACGCCCAGATCCTTTGATTTTCTCTTTTATTTGTTCTTTTTTGGATTCCTATTTGCTTGTTGCATGTTGTGCTTATGCTTGGTACCACATTGATGGTTTGTGCTCATTTGATTTTGTAGAGTTTGATGACTTGAAAGATTCTGCATTGTGGGACTAGCAAAAATGACCTGCTCAACTTCACAATAGCTGGTAGGCTCCTTGCGCAGAGTGCGGCACTCCAGGGGTTATATAATGCAGGGCACATCTCTAACAGGTTAACTGAATTTTTTGAATAAATCTTGGATTCTTGGTACTTGAATTGTGTGATGGTAAGTTCACTAATTTGAAACTATCATTGTTGGACTTGATAATTCACTCTacctactttaatttgaggtctaAATATTTTTATTCTCTGCTGTTTATTTCTTAATCATTAAAGATAGAGAACTAATTTTGATCACCTATTGGAATAACTTCTTCGAAAAACAGAACTAATTTTGGCCGACATCATGATCACTTATTGGAATAACTTCTTTACTTATGGCATTGCCTTTTTTGATGTACAATAATGCCAACCAACTGTATATTTGATGATCAGTAGCATGTGAGCAATCCTTAATAAAAAGGAAGCTGCAATGATAACTTATGTTCCTAATATGACACGTTGTGTTTTCTAACTTATCACACTGTTGTAATGTGCTGGACTCGATTGTGAATTGGTTGTTTCATTTTAGTGGTTGGTTTATTAAATTTGTTTGACTCATGCTTCCAGCAGATATGAACTGATGGAGAGACTTCTTCAGGTTTTCATATATCATGATGGAGAACAAACCTATTTTCCATTCCCCAGAGTTGAAAGGTTCTATGTGTCTGAGGGATCGTTTATGAAATTGATGGAGACAAATCAGAATTTTGTTGTGAGAGATCCAAATAGAGCACATTTATTCTATCTTCCATATAGCTCTCGTCAACTGGAGCATAACCTTTATGTTTCTGGCTCAAATACAGTTGAGCCACTGTCTACGTTAAAAACTACATTGACATTATCTCGGCCAAGTACCCATATTGGATTTGGACAAAAGGAGCTAATCATTTCTTCGTTGCTTGCCATGACTGGGTATATTTCTTCCTTGAATGACCATCATGTAAATTATGGATTTTTAATCAATACCTTTTTTACTGGTTTTTATCATCTTTTTTAGAAAATGTTTGATCAACTATCAAGGAGAAACATAGATTTAATTTGAAAAATAATTTATGTACTTGACATTATATCTTCTTTCAGTGGACTTACACCACAAAATTGCATGATGAATTGAATTGCACGATGAATTGCGGAAGAACACTATTAAAGCTCTCTGCAATGCAGATCTCTCTGTTTGAATTTTTATCCGTGGAAAAGATGTTTCCCTTCCGGAAACATTTCTTAGATCACCAAGAAGACCTCTAAGAGATATTGGAGGAAGACAATTGCACAGAGGACTATCCTAATCTTCTTTGCAGGGCAGATGCGTGGTCGAGTTTGACCTGTACTTCTCAAGTATTGGGGAGACAAGGATGCTGATATGAGAATGTATAAGTAGGCTGCCACACTGTACTATATTATATAATACCATAAAGCGTGCCAAAGAAAGATGATAGTTACTATAAATAATTGATGAGTGGTTGTGTGCATATGTCGTCTCATATCTGAAGGTGATCAAATTGTTAGTGCTCGTGCATGTGCTGATTGAAACTGAAACAACTGTTGGCAGTGATGATATGATGTTAAGATTTACCTAGAGATAGCTTGTTAAGATTTGCTCTTCATATAAGAATATCTCATGTAATTTGCTCTTCTCTATAATCTGTCCCTATTTTACTCTCTCTTTCATGCTTCTCCTCTTGATATACCATTGAACATAAAGACAAACAACCTTAAGAACACTAATATTTTGTTGAATACTTTATATACTATTGACCTGTTGCAACGCACGTGCATCTAACTAGTAACACAACAACACAACAAGACCTTGAGAACCTACGAAATCTGGTTGCATCTCAACTGATCCTCTAGATCTCTGTTACTCTTAGTATCGTCGCAGAGTAATGTAGTGTCACATTCTGACCAATTCTCTTGATCTGCCCCTCTGATTTCCACTGATACTCTTAGAGCTTGTTTAGTTTCGTTGTAAGGTATTGTAATGTCGCATCCTGATCGATTCTTTATCGTAGGGTAATGTAGTGTCGCATCATCACGACACCACCTAAAATTTGTTGTTGTTTTCCAGTACAAATAGAAAACACTTCAGCGCCTAGCTCTAGCAAGCTTGTCTATTAAGTCTTTCGAGCCATATACGCTGTTTATGGCTCACAACAAAATCGCATCTCGATTCGTCATGCTATATTCACAATTAGCTTACCATGGAAAAAGAACAGCATGGCTTGGGAACCCCTAATGTTCCATACCGACTCAGATATTTAGCAAAATAAGCCAATACAATCTGGCATACTCTTGTTTCTTTCACAGAAATAGAAAGGTTCGCCTGTCATATGGCATTCGTTCCAAAATCATCTAGGTTGGTACCCCCTCCTTAAAAAAACAATTCTCGTTCTTCCAAGTTCCAAGAGTCCATCAGTTTAAACTTTAACTAAATTGATATAAAAGTCACAAATATTTATGATACAAAATAAGTACTATTACATTAGTCATACAATATATTTTTATAATAAATTTATCGAGACAAAATATACTAACACTTACTATAAATTCGGTCCAAAACGGTTTCAACTTTGACTAAATTTATATAAAATATTACTAATGTTTATGCTACAAAATAAGTACTGTCAGATTAGATATACAATATTTTTTTAGATAATGAAAACAGTTCCGAAGTTAGGGCCAACTACACAACCATGACTCTCCCATCCACAAATAGACTCAAGCAATAGGAAAGCCAATATAACTCTTTATTTGGAGATAATGCTAATACTATCTCCTATAAATTTGGTTATTttttacttagtttggctgacacAAATCCTATAATCGCATTTTTTTGTGGATATAGGAAATATATATATCAAAAGGTGCAGGGCTAGGAATGTATTAGGTGCCAAGAATTCAGAATGCGCCACAGCCAAAAGCTTTTCCTCTAGCACACACAAATCCTCTTTAATTCTGATAATGGCATGTAAATAAAATCTAACTCGACAGGTAGCAGCAATTTAAACTGAAGACACCTCATCTGACCACCAGATGCCTCAATCCAAATTCCAGCGCATTAGAATATGAGGCTGTGCCCATGTGGTCAGTCatgcaacaacaacaacatgaTCCATGATCCACGCTTTAGAAATCTATACATCAATCTTGGAATATGAGGCCAAGAAAGTTAATATACCCAACCATTTCAGTCCATGTCAGTTTTCATCTGAATTACCTAGTAAAATAACAACATCATTGCCACAGATTTGCCAAATTATCCTCTGGCTAACCAAGAAGAGAGCAAGAACAGAGTTATGAGACCCTAGACCAACATGTTACATTTTAGAGAGGCGGTACTCCAACATCAGCAAAGCAATCAGAGGCGTGTAACAACAAATACAATAGTTTTCTTCACGATGTTTGAAATTGCAAGACAAAATGCACATTACCAGGGTTAAACATGCCTGCAAATTGGTGTAGGTGTCATGATGGTTGATGGATGGGGTCCGTATGATCAGCACCGCCATGCCGAGACAGACACGAGCTCGCCGCTCTGCCAGTAGAGTGCTAGACCCATTCCACACTTCTCCACATGGAATCCTCGGACCTGCACGCGCTTCAACAGGCAGTCAGCTTGTGCTTCTGCGAGGTTGCTGAGCGGTACCGGAGCAAACCCGGCCGATGTAAACACTGCCCGCCAAGCCATTGCGTTTTCAGCTTTCCGCCGGCCAAGTACTGCATCCTCTACTCTCGGTTGAATCAGAAACCTCTCAATCTTACTGGCAGCATCCGCGTTAGTGCCAGCAGCATCAAGTGAGTCGAGAAGGAACATACAAGACTGGAAGCAGTTCATGAAGTGCTGTGAAAATGGGAGGTCACCCCGGTCACTGCCATGGTCAATAGCCACAGCAATCTTAGGCGCAAGCTGTTTCACCAACTGAAGCAACATAGGGAGCGGTGGCGTGCGTGCAGAGCAACCAACAGGGATGCAAACAGCCACAACCTCATTGGGGCTAGGAGCAATGAATTCTGCCGGATCAAACGCATCAAGATTGATGTCAGTGAACTCAAATGGAATGCCAAGGTCCACAGCAAATTGCGTGAGGTTCTCCCGAGTAAGATGCAGCTCAAGGGGATGGTGGGAAGCACTTGAGACGAAGGCTGTGAGCTTCAACATTGGCAGGGGGGCGTTCCCAGTTCCACGGCGGTGTGCAAACTCCTGCAAGAAGGAAGCCCACTGGCCGCCAACACCAAGGTCGAAATCAATAATGTGGATACAAGATGAAGTTGTTGAGGCGATCTCGTCGAGGAGCGCCTGAGTGGCCGTGAAATTGGCGAACTGGAGCACAGGCGAGAGGTCGGAGAAGGACTTGTATGCACCGAGCTTGAGGGCGACGTCGAGAGGGGAGGATAGGTGAGTGGAGCCTTGGTGGCCGTCGGTGAGCGCGAGGAGGAGGGCCTCCTTGAGGTAGGAAGCGGAGCGGAGGAAAGGCTTCCCGATAGGGGGAAGCTGCTGATTGAGCCGCGCCAATATCTCGCGCCCGCCGATGGAGTTGCCGACCTCAGCCGCTTTTGCCGCCGCCGCAAGCTCATCCAGAAGCTGTTGATGTTGCTGCGCCGCCGGGGTTGTTTTCATCGAACCTCGCGGTGGTTGCAGCGATGGTTGGAGCTGGAAGGGCGCGGTGGTATGCAGTGGTGGGAATCGTAGaccctgcggcggcggcggcggcggctggagttGGTTTTGGAGGAGGAACAGGTTTTCGGGCATAGAGTGGTGGCGCTTCGGCGGGGGCGGGAGATGTGGCTGGTGCTGATGGTCAGGGAAGGAGGGGAGCGGCATGAAGGAGGCTGCTGACAACGCTTGGTGTTGATTGAGGAGTAGACTTGCCGACGGGACTCCAAGGTGAGCGGGCTTTATGTCGGCACCGTCGTGGAAAGGCATGGTcgtggccggcggcggcggctgaaAAACTGCCTCGGTTCGTAGGAGGCCGAAAGTGGAAGTGGCCTtactgctgctgccgctgctgctggtGAGCGACCTCGCGCTGGGGGACGATAGGTCGGAGGCCAGCGCCCCAACCGAGGTGCCGCCGCCGGTGGGGTGATGCTGCAGGGAGAACCCGATCGGGTCCGAGGCCGGGAACTCGAAGCCGGCGGCATTACCGAGGAGCGCCAGCGCCGGCGGTTCCATGTCGCCCGGCGCGGTCATGATCCAGTTGAGGAATGTCTGGTCCTGCCCGACCACCGCCGCGGCGTCGCCGAGCATGGCATCCCAGCCCTCCTCCGCGCCGAATCCGATGTCCAGGGTCCCCGGTATGGGCGGCAGCTCACCGCCGGACCACTCCTTCCTgcttcctccgcctccgcctccttcgCCGCCGCCGCGGTGCTCGCCTGGCGCCGCCCATTTGGTGgcttcggcggcggcggcggcgctgttCTCCGAAACCGCCGCCACGCCGGAAGAGGAGTCTCCCGCGGCGCCACCCAGGGACGAAGACAGCGTCGATGACGAGTACCGCGGGCTCGGGCTCCGTCTACAGTCCAGCACCGACGTCGGCTCCAACAGCAGGTCCCCTCCGCCGCCGCCCTTCCCGTTCGGCCAAAGCAGCGCCTCTATGGTCCCCGCCCCTTTCCCGTCGGCACTGAAGGGCGCCGCCCTCATGTACTTACTCGCGCATGCTAGGGCGTGCGACCCCTGCCGGCGAGATCTGGGGCGCGAGGCGGCTGCTtctcggtggtggtggtggcgatgCGACGATTGCTTGTGCGGGTGGGCGTAGAACAGCGAGGAGGAGCGGTGTGCCTACACCTGCCTGTTGCCGCTGTGTGATAGCTATAGCACGCTACCCTCATCCGTCGCCCTCCCTTTTCTACTGAGTGGTACTTATTGCTTAGTAATTGCTACACTTCGT harbors:
- the LOC100381701 gene encoding uncharacterized LOC100381701; this encodes MRAAPFSADGKGAGTIEALLWPNGKGGGGGDLLLEPTSVLDCRRSPSPRYSSSTLSSSLGGAAGDSSSGVAAVSENSAAAAAEATKWAAPGEHRGGGEGGGGGGSRKEWSGGELPPIPGTLDIGFGAEEGWDAMLGDAAAVVGQDQTFLNWIMTAPGDMEPPALALLGNAAGFEFPASDPIGFSLQHHPTGGGTSVGALASDLSSPSARSLTSSSGSSSKATSTFGLLRTEAVFQPPPPATTMPFHDGADIKPAHLGVPSASLLLNQHQALSAASFMPLPSFPDHQHQPHLPPPPKRHHSMPENLFLLQNQLQPPPPPPQGLRFPPLHTTAPFQLQPSLQPPRGSMKTTPAAQQHQQLLDELAAAAKAAEVGNSIGGREILARLNQQLPPIGKPFLRSASYLKEALLLALTDGHQGSTHLSSPLDVALKLGAYKSFSDLSPVLQFANFTATQALLDEIASTTSSCIHIIDFDLGVGGQWASFLQEFAHRRGTGNAPLPMLKLTAFVSSASHHPLELHLTRENLTQFAVDLGIPFEFTDINLDAFDPAEFIAPSPNEVVAVCIPVGCSARTPPLPMLLQLVKQLAPKIAVAIDHGSDRGDLPFSQHFMNCFQSCMFLLDSLDAAGTNADAASKIERFLIQPRVEDAVLGRRKAENAMAWRAVFTSAGFAPVPLSNLAEAQADCLLKRVQVRGFHVEKCGMGLALYWQSGELVSVSAWRC